In the genome of Deinococcus deserti VCD115, one region contains:
- the nadE gene encoding ammonia-dependent NAD(+) synthetase, which translates to MTTGLRERIQRELHVQPIIDPAAEVERRVTFLCDYLSSTPARGFVLGISGGQDSTLTGRLCQLAVERLRAQGREAVFVAMRLPYGVQADEADAQAALTFIRPDRNLTLNIQPSSDAAADAAHDALGTGLRDFVRGNIKARARMVAQYAVAGQEGLLVVGTDHAAEAVTGFFTKYGDGGVDLTPLTGLTKRQGAALLQSLGAPESTWRKVPTADLEDDRPGLPDEVALGLTYEQIDAYLEGREVSEEAARRLEGMFLNTRHKRQLPATPYDTWWKENSLTAR; encoded by the coding sequence ATGACCACTGGCCTGCGTGAACGGATTCAGCGCGAATTGCACGTGCAGCCCATCATTGACCCTGCGGCTGAAGTCGAACGCCGCGTGACCTTTCTGTGCGATTACCTCAGCAGCACCCCGGCACGTGGTTTTGTACTGGGTATCAGTGGCGGTCAGGACAGCACCCTGACCGGGCGGCTGTGCCAGCTGGCTGTAGAGAGGCTGCGTGCCCAGGGCCGTGAGGCGGTGTTCGTGGCCATGCGACTTCCTTACGGCGTGCAGGCGGATGAGGCCGACGCACAGGCTGCGCTGACCTTTATCAGGCCAGACCGGAACCTCACGCTGAATATTCAGCCCAGTTCCGACGCCGCTGCCGACGCCGCGCATGACGCGCTTGGCACCGGCTTACGCGATTTTGTGCGGGGCAACATCAAGGCGCGCGCGCGGATGGTCGCGCAGTATGCCGTGGCTGGTCAGGAAGGCCTGCTGGTGGTGGGCACCGACCACGCCGCCGAGGCCGTCACAGGTTTTTTTACCAAGTACGGAGACGGCGGCGTGGACCTGACGCCCCTGACGGGACTGACCAAGCGGCAGGGAGCAGCGCTGCTTCAGTCCCTGGGCGCCCCCGAATCAACCTGGCGTAAAGTGCCCACCGCTGACCTGGAAGATGACCGCCCTGGCCTGCCCGACGAGGTCGCGCTGGGCCTCACCTACGAGCAGATCGATGCCTACCTGGAAGGCCGCGAGGTCAGCGAGGAAGCCGCCCGCCGCCTGGAAGGGATGTTTCTGAACACCCGCCATAAACGGCAGCTTCCTGCGACGCCATATGACACCTGGTGGAAAGAAAACAGCCTTACAGCTCGTTGA
- a CDS encoding SDR family NAD(P)-dependent oxidoreductase: MRLPKRLLLAAGLGAVAARRAFNAPYDLQGRSVLITGGSRGLGLMLARELCSLGAAVTLMARHADALERAAEDLRSHGARVHTVAGDVTIQADVDRAVQETVRVHGGLDVLVSNAGIIQTGPLANMTEGDFREIMEINAFATLRLTRAALPYLRGRQGRVLVVGSVGSRVAVPHLGPYCMSKFAVAGLAQALRAELAREGVTVTAVHPSLMRTGSPRHAQVKGQHKKEYALFATLDNLPVLSLDAPTAARRMIAALVRGDAEVMIGGPALMLRYVQALAPQLTADVLALSNRLLPAPASSDRMVLGAQAESDVTRRNPLKRRAESEFNEL, encoded by the coding sequence ATGAGACTTCCGAAACGACTGCTGCTGGCTGCCGGTCTCGGAGCGGTGGCCGCGCGCCGCGCCTTCAACGCGCCATATGACCTTCAGGGGCGCTCAGTGCTGATCACTGGGGGATCACGCGGCCTGGGGCTGATGCTGGCCCGGGAGCTGTGCTCGCTTGGCGCAGCCGTGACCCTGATGGCCCGGCACGCTGACGCGCTGGAGCGTGCTGCCGAAGATCTGCGCTCGCATGGTGCCCGGGTTCATACCGTGGCTGGTGACGTCACCATTCAGGCGGATGTGGACCGCGCCGTTCAGGAAACGGTTCGGGTCCATGGAGGCCTGGACGTGCTGGTCAGCAACGCTGGCATCATCCAGACCGGCCCGCTGGCCAACATGACCGAAGGTGATTTCCGGGAAATCATGGAAATCAACGCCTTTGCCACCCTTCGCCTGACCCGGGCCGCGCTGCCGTATCTGCGCGGCCGCCAGGGCCGGGTTCTGGTCGTCGGGTCGGTGGGAAGCAGGGTGGCTGTGCCGCATCTCGGTCCGTACTGCATGAGCAAGTTTGCCGTGGCTGGCCTGGCACAGGCCCTGCGTGCAGAACTCGCCCGCGAAGGGGTGACCGTCACGGCTGTCCATCCGAGCCTGATGCGTACGGGCAGCCCCCGCCATGCGCAGGTCAAGGGTCAGCATAAGAAGGAGTACGCCCTGTTCGCCACACTGGATAACCTGCCGGTGCTGTCGCTGGACGCGCCCACCGCTGCGCGCCGGATGATCGCTGCCCTGGTCCGTGGTGACGCGGAAGTGATGATCGGCGGGCCGGCGCTGATGCTGCGGTATGTTCAGGCGCTGGCCCCACAACTCACCGCCGATGTCCTGGCCCTGAGTAACCGCCTGCTTCCAGCGCCAGCTTCAAGTGACCGCATGGTCCTGGGGGCGCAGGCCGAGTCGGACGTGACGCGGCGCAACCCCCTCAAACGCCGGGCAGAGTCCGAATTCAACGAGCTGTAA
- a CDS encoding histidine triad nucleotide-binding protein → MTAQPTLFERIIAREIPSDIVYEDEHYIAIRDIAPKAPIHLLVIPKRVSARIDEITDAQEMGELWLTAVKVARQHAADYRLLVNAGKGGGQVVFHTHIHIMAGWEHGPDNDTGSA, encoded by the coding sequence ATGACCGCGCAGCCTACCCTCTTCGAGCGCATCATCGCCCGCGAGATCCCCAGTGACATCGTGTATGAAGACGAGCATTACATCGCCATCCGCGATATTGCCCCCAAGGCGCCAATTCACCTGCTCGTCATTCCCAAACGGGTCTCGGCGCGCATAGACGAGATTACCGACGCCCAGGAAATGGGCGAGTTGTGGCTGACCGCGGTGAAGGTTGCCCGGCAGCATGCCGCGGATTACCGCCTGCTGGTCAATGCTGGCAAGGGCGGCGGTCAGGTGGTCTTTCACACGCACATCCACATCATGGCCGGCTGGGAACACGGTCCGGATAACGATACAGGCAGCGCGTGA
- a CDS encoding HAD family hydrolase: MTPEKFSAVLFDLDGVLVDTETIIGELWADIFTGHGLNLTPSEITRLTSGQRFEGVMQALDEQRGWKAPEDFLPMLDQRFNGAFSHVPSIEGAADTLRALQAAGIPFAVASNSEKGRLHMKLRGAGLADLVEPHAYDPSYVGGLGKPAPDLYLYAAAQLGAEPGRCLVIEDSVPGARAGLAAGATVWALLAGGHILPDDEAHLLELGAARVLHSHADLRAALEVQTLV; the protein is encoded by the coding sequence GTGACGCCAGAGAAGTTCAGCGCTGTCCTGTTTGACCTCGACGGCGTGCTGGTCGACACGGAGACCATTATCGGCGAGCTGTGGGCCGACATCTTCACTGGACACGGACTTAACCTGACGCCCAGCGAAATCACCCGCCTGACCTCCGGACAGCGCTTTGAAGGTGTGATGCAGGCGCTGGACGAGCAGCGCGGTTGGAAAGCGCCGGAAGATTTTCTACCCATGCTCGATCAGCGCTTCAATGGAGCCTTTTCACATGTTCCCTCAATTGAGGGTGCAGCGGATACTCTGCGCGCCCTGCAAGCTGCAGGAATCCCTTTCGCCGTAGCCAGCAACAGCGAAAAGGGCCGCCTGCATATGAAACTACGTGGTGCGGGACTGGCTGATCTGGTCGAGCCACACGCCTATGACCCCTCGTATGTGGGTGGTCTCGGCAAGCCTGCACCGGACCTGTATCTGTACGCCGCCGCGCAGCTTGGCGCAGAACCCGGCCGCTGCCTCGTTATTGAAGACAGCGTGCCAGGAGCGCGCGCAGGGCTGGCCGCCGGCGCGACAGTCTGGGCACTGCTGGCAGGGGGCCATATTCTGCCGGACGACGAAGCTCACCTGCTCGAACTGGGCGCGGCGCGGGTGCTGCATTCGCACGCCGACCTACGCGCCGCGCTGGAAGTGCAGACCCTGGTTTGA
- a CDS encoding PadR family transcriptional regulator, with the protein MPRSPNTSPHTRSVLEALLQSHPDPAYGYDLSKTTGLRSGTLYPILQRLHAQGYLEARWEESLHPGKPPRHVYTLTEQGTRLARELRETARTPPQLVRGALS; encoded by the coding sequence ATGCCGCGTTCTCCCAATACGAGTCCGCACACACGCTCCGTGCTGGAAGCTCTGCTTCAGTCCCATCCTGATCCTGCCTACGGCTATGACCTGAGCAAGACAACAGGCCTCAGAAGCGGCACCCTCTATCCCATCCTTCAGCGCCTGCACGCGCAGGGCTACCTGGAAGCCCGCTGGGAAGAATCCCTGCATCCGGGAAAACCGCCCCGGCATGTTTACACCCTCACAGAACAGGGCACACGCCTGGCTCGCGAACTCCGCGAAACGGCCCGCACCCCACCACAACTGGTCAGAGGAGCGCTGTCATGA
- a CDS encoding L-serine ammonia-lyase, iron-sulfur-dependent, subunit beta — MTLEELMNAPAPASQWVLDRDCQETGLDPADIRAEMLRRIGEMRDSIERGLSSEAKSITGMVGWNAKGLWDAPDVLNAPLIRRVQAYAMAVNEENARMGRIVAAPTAGSAGTIPGALLGVADHLGLPDERLVDPMILAAGVGKAISKRMFISGAAGGCQAEIGSSAAMAAAAVTELLGGSPRAAVHAASLALMNTIGLVCDPVGGYVEVPCVSRNAFFAVHAVSAAQLALAQLESFIPPDEVLGAMASVGRMMPAALRETADGGLAQTPTGLAVTARMEGKDDSDLPGGMVELPMA; from the coding sequence ATGACCCTCGAAGAACTGATGAATGCCCCTGCTCCAGCCAGTCAGTGGGTGCTGGACCGTGACTGCCAGGAAACTGGCCTGGACCCTGCCGATATTCGTGCTGAGATGCTGCGGCGCATCGGGGAGATGCGCGACAGCATTGAGCGCGGTCTGAGCAGCGAGGCCAAAAGCATTACCGGGATGGTCGGCTGGAATGCCAAGGGGCTGTGGGACGCGCCGGACGTATTGAATGCCCCACTCATTCGCCGTGTTCAGGCTTACGCCATGGCAGTCAATGAGGAAAACGCCCGCATGGGGCGCATTGTCGCTGCACCCACTGCCGGGTCCGCCGGCACCATTCCTGGTGCCCTGCTGGGTGTAGCCGACCATCTGGGCCTGCCAGACGAACGGCTGGTTGACCCCATGATCCTGGCCGCCGGGGTAGGCAAGGCCATCAGCAAACGCATGTTCATCAGCGGGGCCGCCGGGGGCTGTCAGGCAGAAATCGGTTCCAGCGCCGCCATGGCCGCCGCCGCCGTCACTGAGCTTCTGGGCGGCTCGCCACGTGCGGCCGTTCACGCCGCGTCCCTGGCCCTGATGAACACCATCGGGCTGGTGTGCGACCCGGTAGGCGGTTATGTGGAGGTGCCCTGTGTCAGCCGCAACGCTTTTTTCGCGGTACACGCGGTCAGTGCGGCTCAGCTGGCTCTGGCGCAGCTGGAAAGCTTCATTCCGCCTGATGAGGTTCTCGGGGCCATGGCGTCGGTTGGACGCATGATGCCCGCTGCCCTGCGGGAAACAGCTGATGGCGGGCTGGCCCAGACGCCCACCGGACTGGCCGTTACGGCACGCATGGAAGGCAAGGATGACAGCGACCTGCCGGGCGGCATGGTCGAACTTCCAATGGCCTGA
- the hutH gene encoding histidine ammonia-lyase: MILDTTLSVEQFIAVVRRHEPVELSDTARSRIVRARAVIEQIVDGDQAVYGVNTGFGKFASVRVDRAQLAQLQHNLIVSHAIGVGEPLPAEVVRGMLLLRAQSLALGHSGARPEVVDLLLALLNAQAHPVIPAQGSVGASGDLAPLAHLALSLIGLGQIEYGGQIRPAAEVLNELGWKPLKLQAKEGLALINGTQLMGSLLALALHDAWALLGTANLAAAMTVEALSGSHRPFGAEVVGLRPHPGAVHTAEELRRFLRESQIAPSHASCGKVQDAYSLRAVPQVHGATHDALSQAARVLAVEFASVTDNPLIFPDTGEVVSGGNFHGQPLALTADALKVAVAELASISERRCEQLLNPALSSLPGFLAPEGGLNSGFMIAQYTAAALVSENKVLAHPASVDSIPTSANQEDHVSMGAHGARQLRQILDHAQTVVSIELMCAAQALDFAGFRAGIGVQAAYEHIRGAVPTMQVDRYFQPDLLRLRELVTSGDLLRVAQEA, from the coding sequence GTGATACTGGATACCACCCTTTCTGTAGAGCAGTTCATCGCGGTTGTCCGCCGCCACGAGCCGGTCGAGCTGTCTGACACGGCGCGCAGCCGGATTGTCCGTGCCCGCGCCGTCATCGAGCAGATCGTGGACGGTGATCAGGCGGTGTATGGGGTCAACACTGGTTTTGGCAAGTTCGCCTCGGTGCGTGTGGACCGCGCTCAGCTGGCGCAGCTGCAGCACAACCTGATCGTCTCGCATGCCATTGGCGTGGGTGAGCCCCTGCCGGCTGAAGTCGTGCGCGGCATGCTGCTGCTGCGTGCGCAGTCGCTGGCGCTGGGGCATTCGGGGGCGCGCCCTGAGGTTGTGGACCTGTTGCTGGCCCTGCTGAATGCGCAGGCACATCCGGTCATTCCTGCTCAGGGCAGCGTCGGCGCTTCAGGAGATCTGGCTCCGCTGGCCCATCTGGCCCTGAGTCTGATCGGGCTGGGCCAGATCGAATATGGGGGTCAGATTCGTCCGGCTGCGGAAGTTCTCAATGAGCTCGGATGGAAGCCATTGAAACTTCAGGCCAAAGAAGGTCTCGCCCTGATCAACGGCACGCAGCTGATGGGCAGCCTGCTGGCCCTTGCTCTGCATGACGCCTGGGCGCTGCTGGGCACGGCCAACCTCGCGGCGGCCATGACGGTCGAGGCGCTGTCAGGCTCGCACCGGCCGTTCGGAGCGGAAGTCGTGGGTCTGCGCCCACATCCAGGGGCCGTACACACGGCTGAGGAGCTTCGCCGGTTTCTGCGCGAGTCCCAGATCGCGCCGAGTCACGCGTCCTGCGGCAAGGTGCAGGACGCCTATAGCCTGCGTGCTGTGCCGCAGGTGCACGGTGCCACCCATGACGCCCTGAGCCAGGCGGCCCGGGTACTGGCCGTGGAGTTCGCCTCTGTGACCGACAACCCCCTGATTTTTCCCGACACCGGAGAGGTGGTGTCAGGCGGGAATTTTCACGGGCAGCCGCTGGCACTGACTGCCGACGCGTTGAAGGTAGCTGTGGCAGAGCTGGCCAGCATCAGCGAACGTCGCTGCGAGCAGCTGCTTAACCCCGCCCTGTCGAGTCTGCCGGGCTTCCTGGCACCTGAAGGCGGACTCAACAGCGGCTTCATGATCGCGCAGTACACGGCGGCGGCCCTGGTCAGCGAGAACAAGGTGCTGGCCCATCCGGCCAGCGTGGACAGCATCCCGACCAGCGCCAACCAGGAAGATCATGTCAGCATGGGGGCCCATGGAGCCCGGCAGCTCAGGCAGATCCTGGACCATGCCCAGACCGTGGTCAGCATTGAACTGATGTGCGCGGCCCAGGCGCTCGACTTTGCCGGGTTTCGCGCTGGCATAGGAGTGCAGGCCGCCTACGAGCACATCCGAGGGGCCGTGCCCACCATGCAGGTTGATCGGTATTTTCAGCCGGACCTGCTCCGTCTGCGTGAACTGGTAACTTCCGGCGACTTGTTGCGTGTCGCTCAGGAGGCCTGA
- the hutI gene encoding imidazolonepropionase has protein sequence MNETLFTGISQLVTPAPGVQRGAAMRELTRLDDAAMLVRDGVIAWTGSRQQAPASTSIHDLGGVAVVPGLVDPHTHSVWAGDRLADFEARISGVPYEEILARGGGIRSTMRATAASSVEALVALARPRLEALRDSGATTVEVKSGYGLDFAAERRMLQAVQILQAEFQLIPTLLIHVPPQDHRAAYVQGVCEDLIPWVAAEHLATAVDVFCEKEAFSVEETRQILAAAQQHGLQVKVHADQFQAIGGTELACQLGALSVDHLEASGQAQIEALAASDTVATILPGVTLHLGLPAAPGRRLIDAGAAVAVGTDLNPGSSPVFSSQLVLALAVRLCGLTPPEALSACTVNAAHALGLRDRGALAPGQRADFLALHSSDWRDLAYTLGASPVRDVWQAGTRV, from the coding sequence ATGAATGAGACGCTATTCACAGGAATTTCGCAGCTCGTGACCCCGGCGCCTGGCGTGCAGCGTGGAGCAGCCATGCGGGAGCTGACCCGGCTGGACGACGCGGCCATGCTGGTCCGGGACGGCGTGATTGCCTGGACCGGGTCCCGGCAGCAGGCCCCAGCCTCGACCAGCATTCATGATCTCGGCGGTGTGGCGGTCGTGCCTGGGCTGGTCGATCCGCATACCCACTCGGTCTGGGCGGGTGACCGTCTGGCCGACTTCGAGGCCCGCATTTCGGGTGTTCCCTACGAGGAGATTCTGGCGCGGGGTGGAGGCATACGCTCGACCATGCGGGCCACGGCGGCCAGCTCCGTGGAAGCCCTGGTGGCCCTGGCAAGACCCCGCCTGGAAGCGCTGCGGGACTCCGGTGCCACCACGGTTGAAGTGAAAAGCGGCTACGGTCTGGACTTTGCAGCCGAACGCCGGATGTTACAGGCCGTGCAAATCCTGCAGGCCGAGTTTCAGTTGATACCCACACTGCTGATCCATGTTCCACCGCAGGACCACCGCGCAGCCTACGTGCAGGGCGTGTGTGAGGACCTCATTCCTTGGGTGGCCGCAGAACACCTGGCCACGGCCGTGGACGTGTTCTGCGAGAAAGAAGCGTTCAGCGTTGAAGAGACCCGCCAGATTCTTGCCGCGGCGCAGCAGCATGGGCTTCAGGTCAAAGTTCACGCCGATCAGTTTCAGGCAATCGGCGGCACCGAACTTGCGTGCCAGCTGGGAGCGCTGAGCGTAGACCATCTGGAAGCCAGCGGGCAGGCCCAGATCGAGGCTCTGGCAGCCTCGGACACGGTGGCCACGATCCTGCCCGGTGTGACCCTGCACCTGGGGCTCCCAGCTGCGCCCGGGCGCCGGTTGATCGACGCCGGGGCTGCTGTGGCTGTCGGGACTGATCTCAATCCAGGCTCCTCGCCAGTGTTCAGCTCACAGCTGGTCCTGGCCCTGGCCGTGCGGCTGTGTGGCCTGACGCCACCAGAGGCTCTGAGTGCCTGTACCGTGAACGCTGCCCATGCTCTGGGCCTGCGTGACCGGGGAGCCCTTGCTCCCGGGCAGCGGGCCGACTTCCTGGCTCTGCACAGCTCCGACTGGCGCGACCTGGCTTACACCCTGGGTGCCAGTCCGGTCCGCGACGTGTGGCAGGCCGGCACTCGGGTCTGA
- a CDS encoding arginase family protein has protein sequence MITPAHLPYGGIATFVRAPLVEPQGSWRTDVAVLGVPYDIALGFRPGARFAPRALREASLRSVPPFTGLDGQTRLGGVTFADAGDVVLPSLEPELMQARTTTAAQALRERCTLPVFLGGDHSVTFPLLRAFADVPELHVVQLDAHLDFTDVRNDTRWSNSSPFRRAVETLPNLVHITTIGLRGLRFDPEAVAAARARSHSLIPMTDVQSDLPAVLQSLPRDRNVYISVDVDGLDPSVIPGTSSPEPDGFTYAQAMAVLAATARHNRVVGLDLVELAPNLDPTGRSELLCARLIMETLCEVFEASGHE, from the coding sequence GTGATCACCCCCGCCCACCTGCCCTACGGCGGAATTGCCACCTTTGTCCGTGCGCCCCTGGTCGAACCCCAGGGAAGCTGGCGCACGGACGTGGCGGTGCTGGGCGTGCCGTACGACATTGCTCTGGGTTTCCGCCCGGGGGCGCGCTTCGCTCCGCGTGCCCTGCGCGAGGCCAGCCTGCGCAGCGTGCCGCCCTTCACCGGGCTCGACGGCCAGACCCGCCTGGGAGGCGTGACGTTTGCGGACGCCGGAGATGTGGTTCTGCCCAGCCTGGAACCCGAACTGATGCAGGCGCGCACCACCACAGCTGCCCAGGCGCTGCGGGAACGCTGCACCCTGCCAGTCTTCCTGGGCGGGGATCACAGCGTCACCTTCCCGCTGCTGCGGGCCTTTGCAGACGTACCGGAACTGCACGTGGTTCAGCTCGACGCCCACCTGGACTTTACCGATGTGCGCAATGACACCCGCTGGAGCAACTCCAGCCCCTTCCGCCGGGCGGTGGAGACGCTGCCCAACCTCGTGCACATCACGACCATCGGCCTGCGCGGCCTGCGCTTCGACCCCGAGGCCGTGGCAGCTGCCCGTGCCCGGAGTCACAGCCTGATTCCCATGACTGACGTGCAAAGTGATCTCCCTGCTGTGCTCCAGAGCCTGCCGCGGGACCGGAACGTGTACATCAGCGTGGATGTGGACGGCCTGGACCCCTCGGTCATTCCGGGAACCAGCAGCCCGGAACCGGATGGGTTTACCTACGCGCAGGCCATGGCGGTGCTGGCGGCCACCGCCCGGCACAACCGTGTGGTGGGCCTGGATCTGGTCGAGCTTGCCCCGAACCTGGACCCGACTGGCCGCAGCGAACTGCTGTGCGCCCGGCTCATCATGGAAACGCTCTGCGAGGTCTTCGAGGCGTCCGGGCATGAATGA
- the hutU gene encoding urocanate hydratase, giving the protein MTNTVPAPTESAPVVRAPRGAQRTAKGWIQEAAKRMLMNNLDPEVAEHPETLVVYGGRGKAARNWPAFHKIVETLDRLENDETLLIQSGKPVAVLKTSEWAPRVLLANSNLVPHWANWETFDKLDQAGLMMYGQMTAGSWIYIGTQGILQGTYETFAGAARKHFGGTLQGTITVTAGLGGMGGAQPLAVKLAGGVSITIEIDPTRIQKRLETRYLDEVASSLEDAIARAEAYKAAGEARSIGVQGNAAQLVPRLVAMNWTPDLITDQTSAHDPMWGYIPVLAPDEDAALLREARPEEYRARAYGAMAAHVRAILELQRRGAVAFDYGNNLRHRAQEAGVENAFDYPGFVPAFIRDSFCEGRGPFRWVALSGDPEDIRATDRALLELFPEDERLQSWLTYAADQIAFQGLPARICWLGYKERDQAARLFNEMVADGRLKAPIVIGRDHLDAGSVASPYRETEAMKDGSDAVSDWALLNFGVGIASGAAWMSFHHGGGVGLGFSQHSGLVALADGTPEAAARLSRCLVNDPGMGVIRHADAGYDLALDVARERGLDLPSLGITDHSKGQQ; this is encoded by the coding sequence ATGACCAACACAGTGCCCGCCCCCACAGAATCTGCTCCTGTCGTCCGTGCCCCCCGGGGTGCACAGCGCACCGCCAAAGGCTGGATTCAGGAAGCCGCCAAGCGCATGCTGATGAACAACCTGGACCCGGAGGTGGCTGAGCACCCCGAAACGCTGGTGGTTTACGGTGGACGTGGCAAGGCTGCACGTAACTGGCCTGCTTTTCATAAGATCGTGGAGACCCTGGACCGCCTGGAAAACGACGAAACCTTGCTGATTCAGTCAGGTAAACCCGTCGCTGTCCTGAAAACCAGCGAGTGGGCGCCGCGCGTGCTGCTGGCCAACAGCAATCTCGTACCCCACTGGGCCAACTGGGAAACCTTCGACAAACTGGATCAGGCGGGTCTGATGATGTACGGCCAGATGACAGCTGGCAGCTGGATCTACATCGGTACCCAGGGCATCTTGCAGGGAACCTATGAAACTTTTGCCGGGGCCGCGCGCAAGCATTTCGGTGGCACGCTGCAGGGAACCATTACGGTGACGGCTGGCTTGGGAGGCATGGGAGGCGCGCAGCCGCTGGCCGTCAAGCTGGCCGGAGGCGTCAGTATCACCATCGAGATTGACCCCACCCGTATCCAGAAGCGTCTGGAAACCCGCTATCTCGATGAGGTGGCCAGCAGTCTGGAAGATGCCATTGCCCGGGCCGAGGCTTACAAGGCCGCCGGTGAAGCCCGCTCTATCGGTGTGCAGGGCAACGCGGCACAGCTGGTTCCTCGGCTGGTGGCCATGAACTGGACACCTGACCTCATCACTGATCAGACCAGCGCCCACGACCCCATGTGGGGTTACATCCCGGTCCTGGCTCCCGATGAGGACGCTGCGCTGCTGCGTGAAGCCCGTCCTGAGGAGTACCGTGCCCGTGCCTATGGGGCCATGGCCGCGCACGTCCGCGCCATTCTGGAGCTGCAGCGGCGCGGCGCCGTCGCTTTCGATTACGGCAACAACCTGCGTCACCGCGCCCAGGAGGCCGGGGTAGAGAATGCCTTTGACTATCCGGGCTTCGTGCCGGCCTTTATCCGCGACTCGTTCTGCGAGGGTCGGGGGCCGTTTCGCTGGGTGGCGCTGTCCGGCGACCCTGAGGACATCCGTGCGACCGACCGCGCGCTGCTCGAACTGTTCCCCGAAGACGAGCGGCTGCAGAGCTGGCTGACCTACGCCGCCGATCAGATCGCCTTCCAAGGCCTTCCAGCGCGCATCTGCTGGCTGGGCTACAAGGAGCGCGACCAGGCCGCGAGGCTGTTCAATGAGATGGTGGCTGACGGCCGCTTGAAGGCACCGATCGTGATCGGCCGCGACCACCTGGACGCCGGCAGCGTCGCCAGCCCCTACCGTGAGACCGAAGCGATGAAGGACGGCTCGGACGCTGTTTCCGACTGGGCGCTGCTGAACTTCGGGGTGGGCATCGCGTCAGGTGCCGCCTGGATGAGCTTTCATCACGGTGGTGGCGTGGGCCTGGGCTTTTCCCAGCACAGTGGGCTGGTTGCGCTGGCTGACGGCACGCCCGAAGCCGCCGCGCGCCTGAGCCGCTGCCTGGTCAACGATCCGGGCATGGGTGTGATCCGTCACGCGGACGCCGGCTACGATCTGGCCCTGGATGTGGCGCGCGAGCGTGGCCTGGACCTGCCCAGCCTGGGCATCACCGATCATTCCAAAGGCCAGCAGTGA
- a CDS encoding IclR family transcriptional regulator codes for MPRILATVEHAVRLLELFDADHTEWTLSDLARHVAQPTSTVHEQLTTLCETGLLTRVSRGRYRLGWRLLKLSSALYGSLPWYPPAHAAMERLARRTHLLAFLCVLDGARVLCVARSVQGRDGPPVAGELDFELPAHATASGKLLLALAGRPLPYPAPVFTERTVTTAAAWDAEATAIRQHLHAVTADEWANGTGGLAVPIRGEHGVVLAALGVSLPTPRLRESDMLLRALRDAADEVSWHLGYRAPIRAGNSEH; via the coding sequence GTGCCCCGCATCCTGGCCACCGTTGAACATGCCGTGCGGCTGCTTGAACTCTTCGATGCCGATCATACGGAGTGGACCCTCAGCGATCTGGCGCGTCATGTGGCACAACCCACATCGACGGTGCATGAGCAATTAACCACCCTCTGCGAAACTGGTCTGCTGACCCGGGTGAGCCGAGGCCGCTACCGGCTGGGCTGGCGGCTGCTGAAACTGTCGAGTGCCCTGTACGGCAGCCTGCCCTGGTACCCCCCCGCCCACGCAGCGATGGAACGCCTTGCGCGCCGAACCCACCTGCTGGCCTTTTTGTGCGTACTTGACGGTGCCCGGGTGCTCTGCGTGGCCAGATCGGTACAGGGCCGGGATGGGCCACCTGTTGCCGGAGAGCTGGATTTTGAGCTGCCGGCCCATGCCACCGCCAGCGGCAAACTGCTGCTGGCTCTGGCTGGGCGGCCACTTCCCTATCCAGCTCCAGTGTTTACGGAGCGCACCGTGACCACAGCAGCTGCCTGGGACGCTGAGGCCACCGCAATTCGCCAACATTTACATGCCGTCACCGCTGACGAATGGGCCAACGGAACAGGCGGTCTGGCTGTGCCGATCCGTGGTGAGCATGGCGTGGTTCTGGCGGCCCTCGGCGTCAGCCTGCCTACCCCCAGGCTGCGCGAGAGTGACATGCTGCTCCGTGCACTTCGGGATGCCGCTGATGAAGTGAGCTGGCACCTGGGTTACCGTGCACCGATACGCGCAGGCAACTCAGAGCACTGA